The region CAAAATTGGCTACAACGGTCGGTGGTTTGGGCTGCTGGGGAGTTAAGAGCCAGCGGTGTCATCCCACGTTAAAACCATACTAAAATACTAAAAACTTTCGTATCTGCATCATCAGCCCCAGTAGGCTAAACCACCTGTTAGTTTGCGTAATTTTCTTTTTTATTCAAGAATCTATTTGTCATTATATATGTTAAGCTTGCTAAAAGGCTTGCTATAATAGGTATATAAATTCTTGAAATCTCGGTAACAAAAGAGTTTATAATATTTTGAGGTGTATATAAATATGATTGATAGATTATGTTAAGCAACCAAACACTGGGTATTGTAATGAGAAATGCAATAAATGGTTTATATCTTAGAAGTAATATAATTATTAAAATATGCATATCCGCTAATGTACCAAAATAATTATCTTTACAAAAACACTTGAGATGAATTTTATCGATTTTGTAAAGAAATATCCAGATGAAGCCAGCTGCATAAGACACTTTCGAACCGTTAAGGAGCGAAAAGGAGTCGTCTGCAAGAAGTGTGGCAATACGCATCATTACTGGAACAAAACCTACAATTCGCACGATTGCAGCAGCTGTGGATACAGAACCACCTTACGAAGCGGCACCGTTATGGAGTCATCGAAGCTACCTTTTCAGTACTGGTTGTACGCCATTTACCTGATGACCATGACCAAAAAAGGGATCTCTGCTGCTGAGGTTCAGCGGCAGCTTGGCCATAAGCGCTACGAACCGATTTGGGCCATGATGCACAAGATCAGATCGGTCATGGGATTGCGCGATGAGCGGTATGAATTGGAGGGCGTTGTCGAGCTGGACGATGCCTTTTTCAGAACCCATGCAGAGGACGAAAATGACGAGCTGACCAAAAGAGGAAGAGGCAGTCAGCGGCAAAGCAAAGTTCTAGTTATGGCCAAAGTTGATCCCAGGCGGGGGCGACCTCGCAGGAACAAAAAGCCATCAGCATTCCGATACGTAAAGATGGTTGTCATTCCGGACTCTTCGTCGAAAACGATGAACAAAGTAGTCTCAGCGAGCACCAGCTCTTCATCGGTGATTAAGAGTGATGGCTGGCGTGGTTTTAACAAAATCAAAGAGATAAGCTCCAGACATATCAAAAAGATAGTACCACCCGAGGAGGCTTCAAGAGTACTCCCATGGGTGCATACCATGATTAGCAATGCAAAGAGAAACTTCTTAGGAGTCAATCACAAAATAAAAGACGTGTACCTGCAAAACTATCTGGACGAGTTTTGTTATAAAACCAATCGAAGATATTTTGGCAAAGAGTTGTTTGAACGACTTATGGTTGCTGCTGTAGAAGATACTTGGTATGGTAAAATAAGGTATAATTGCGGATAATCATATATTAAAAATACTTCTATAGTATTGAATAAAGTGGTATCAAATAATACTTGATATGAATATTTTGTAAGCGTTCCCGTCAATAAACTAATAGTAAAATATGACAGAAAGATTATTATACAATATGCATATCCGCTAATGTACCAAAATAATTATCTTTACAAAAACACTTGAGATGAATTTTATCGATTTTGTAAAGAAATATCCAGATGAAGCCAGCTGCATAAGACACTTTCGAACCGTTAAGGAGCGAAAAGGAGTCGTCTGCAAGAAGTGTGGCAATACGCATCATTACTGGAACAAAACCTACAATTCGCACGATTGCAGCAGCTGTGGATACAGAACCACCTTACGAAGCGGCACCGTTATGGAGTCATCGAAGCTACCTTTTCAGTACTGGTTGTACGCCATTTACCTGATGACCATGACCAAAAAAGGGATCTCTGCTGCTGAGGTTCAGCGGCAGCTTGGCCATAAGCGCTACGAACCGATTTGGGCCATGATGCACAAGATCAGATCGGTCATGGGATTGCGCGATGAGCGGTATGAATTGGAGGGCGTTGTCGAGCTGGACGATGCCTTTTTCAGAACCCATGCAGAGGACGAAAATGACGAGCTGACCAAAAGAGGAAGAGGCAGTCAGCGGCAAAGCAAAGTTCTAGTTATGGCCAAAGTTGATCCCAGGCGGGGGCGACCTCGCAGGAACAAAAAGCCATCAGCATTCCGATACGTAAAGATGGTTGTCATTCCGGACTCTTCGTCGAAAACGATGAACAAAGTAGTCTCAGCGAGCACCAGCTCTTCATCGGTGATTAAGAGTGATGGCTGGCGTGGTTTTAACAAAATCAAAGAGATAAGCTCCAGACATATCAAAAAGATAGTACCACCCGAGGAGGCTTCAAGAGTTCTCCCATGGGTGCATACCATGATTAGCAATGCAAAGAGAAACTTCTTAGGAGTCAATCACAAAATAAAAGACGTGTACCTGCAAAACTATCTGGACGAGTTTTGTTATAAAACCAATCGAAGATATTTTGGCAAAGAGTTGTTTGAACGACTTATGGTTGCTGCTGTAGAAGATACTTGGTATGGTAAAATAAGGTATAATTGCGGATAATCATATTATACAATATAACAACGCAATTGTAATTTTTCTCAATTTTGTCTTAATGCTTAGTAGATATAAACTGAAAATCCGAATAAAGCCAAACACCAAAAGATTTATGAATAACAAGAAGGAAAAACCTCTAGGGCTTGGAAAGTTAATTTTCTGTGATTCAGGTAAACTTTCATAAAAAGATTTTTCATTTAGAACAGAAGCAATTAAAAAAACTAGAGACCAAACAAGTAGGGCTAATAATATTGAAATGAAACCTTCCTTAGCAAAGAACACCTTATAATCTAACAGGGTTTCAATCTTTTTTAAATCAATAAAACTTGTTGCAATTAATACAAAAATTGAAGTAGCATACACTATTATTGTCTTGGTATCTATCGCTGAAAAATATTGAGCAGAATACGAGCCGATGTCATTTAGGCTGATATGTCCACTTACAAAAAGGCTCAGAAAACTATGAGGAGACATAATAACCTTTTCGTTGATATAAAAGTACCAATCGTATACTGTAGTTATCAGGATATAGGTTGCTATCGATAATGCAATTTGTAAATATTTAACGCGATGTTCAATCAGATTAGTTGATAAGCCTAGGATTATTCCAAGAAAAAGATGTAATCTAAAATCTCCAATCTCGAAATAAGGCATAATTACTAGTTTGTAAAGCGCTATCCATATAATGGAAAAAATCATTCCGTAATGTCTTTTAAGTTTATTCATAAGATTTATTAGAATTTAGTTATTAAAAAACTTAGCTGTAATCTTCATTATGCAAACTAACGGCCAGCAGTTGCTTACGCTGGGGAGTTAAACTCCAGCGGCGTCATCACCCGCTAAACCGAAACTAAATTAGTAATATTTTCCGTATCTGCATCATCAGCCCCAGTAGGCTAAACCACCTGTTAGGGGCTGGTGTTTTTTAATTCTCGAACAATTATTTGAATATTTTTTTTGTCTTTAAATATGGTTATAGGTTGATATGAAAATAAACTTCCAGTTGGTCTGCTGTTAATTAGCAAAGTTTCTTCAAATGGAATAATTGTTATTAATTCACCCCAAGAAAATGCAGAAACCTTTGTCTGACATTCAAAATATCCAGTTTTGTCTTAACCCCCAAAATGGCTGGACTAAATTAATATTTTAATTTAGTAACGTAATTAGGGAAATTATGAAACGAACACACCGAAAGTTTACCCCGGAAGAAAGGTTATCGATTCTTCAGGAAGCAGAACGTGAAGGCGCCATTGAAACATGCAGGAAGTATAGCCTTTCCCCTTCGCTGCTATCAAAATGGAAACAACGGTATTTAAGCCGCGGCGTAGATGGCTTAAAGCCAAAGTATAAGCGCATAGACCCTCAGGTTCGCTTGCTGGAAGAAGAAAATGAGCGACTGAAAAAAATCATTGCCCGGCAAGCGTTGGAGCTAGAAGTAAAGGGAGAGCTTTTAAAAAAAACTCCTATCCAAACCAAGAGAAGGTAGCCCTTGCGAATCATTTTAGGTCAAGAATACCGATGGAGCATCTTTTCCTGTGGCTCGCTTTGCCTCGTAGCGTATACTATTACCGTCCGAGCAATAGGCGCAAGGGGGTTTATCCGAGTCAATGGACGAATAAGCGCGATGGTACCCTGGTGGGAAATACGGTTATCATTGATGAAATAAAAAGGATACTGTGCGGAGAATTTGTTTGTTACGGCTATCAGAATGTGACAATGGCATTAAAGAGCAAGGATTTTATCATCAACCATAAGAAAGTATACCGGCTCATGGATGAGAACAACCTTTTACTGGGCAAAGTGATCAGAACGCAGGGCAAGCGGGAATGGGTCAAGTTCCGCAAGATAAACGCGTCTAAACCGATGGAGTACCTCTGCTGGGACATCAAGTACGTATGGGTTCCGGGAGAGCGCAAAAACTACTACTTGCTTTCCCTGATGGATGTTTACACACGCAGAATACTCGACTGGATCTTTCAAGGCAGTATTCGTAAAGTAGATGTCATTAAAATGATTAACCGCGTTAATCTAATCCATGATCTGAAAGGTGTTACGGTTCGCAATGATAATGGCTCACAGTTTATTGCCAACAAAGTGCGGCATTACCTCAGAACGCTGGAGGCAAACCAGGAGTTTACGCACATTGCAACCCCCGAGGAGAACTCATACATAGAGGCCTTTCATAGCCTTCTTGAAAGAGAAGTGATCAGAAGGCACGACTTCGCCGGCTTCTATGACGCAAAGCTCACCATAAGCGCTTATATGAAATTTTACAACAACGAACGCTTGCATGGCGCATTAAAAAGAGTGCCGCCGATGAAAAAATGGAATGAATACTACTTGAATTTATCATCCGATAAGCCAACAGCAGCGCAAGTATCGGAGGAGATGTCAAGAGTGTCGGACGGCGCGGACACTGGCCTTGCTCTTGACATTTCCGGAGATACGGCTAACTTTGCGGATCGAATGATGAATGAAAATCAAGCGGAAAATAAAAAAAACAACCTAAACTGTTTTCAGAAAAATGTCCAACTTATAGGGGGTTAAGACAATTGGATTACAACTGCAATATCCTCAACTTTGTCTTTGTTTAAATCTCCTTTTTTTAATTGCAAAACTTTCCAGTTTTCTGGAACGAAATCTTTAATCGATTCTCCAAGAGTCTTTACTTCTTGATTCAGATTCATTTGTCCGAAAGAATCTGAAAAAAACATTATAAAAAGAATTAAAAATTTAAATTTCATTGTTAGTAAGTTTCTTTTTCAAGGTTGCGCATAACGTTTCCGCGGTTAGTGCCGCCGGGGAGTTGAACCCCGAGGACGCATCGCGCGCGAAAGTCCAAACGAAATTAGCGAAAAATTTTGAATTACCAATTCCAGCCCCGGGTGACACCAACCGCGTGTTAGGAGCTGTGCGGCCGGGGGCAACGGCCTGGCGCGACCGCTTGCGGCCTCCGCTCCCTGGGCTTTTTAAATTTTAGGAGACCTGCAAGGGCTGTGCCACGCTGCCGGTGAATTCTAGGTGGCGCAGCTTCCCGTCGGGAGCAGTGCCCGCTAAACACCGCCTGCGGCAGCGTCGCATTTC is a window of Tenuifilaceae bacterium CYCD DNA encoding:
- a CDS encoding transposase yields the protein MEHLFLWLALPRSVYYYRPSNRRKGVYPSQWTNKRDGTLVGNTVIIDEIKRILCGEFVCYGYQNVTMALKSKDFIINHKKVYRLMDENNLLLGKVIRTQGKREWVKFRKINASKPMEYLCWDIKYVWVPGERKNYYLLSLMDVYTRRILDWIFQGSIRKVDVIKMINRVNLIHDLKGVTVRNDNGSQFIANKVRHYLRTLEANQEFTHIATPEENSYIEAFHSLLEREVIRRHDFAGFYDAKLTISAYMKFYNNERLHGALKRVPPMKKWNEYYLNLSSDKPTAAQVSEEMSRVSDGADTGLALDISGDTANFADRMMNENQAENKKNNLNCFQKNVQLIGG
- a CDS encoding transposase; this encodes MKRTHRKFTPEERLSILQEAEREGAIETCRKYSLSPSLLSKWKQRYLSRGVDGLKPKYKRIDPQVRLLEEENERLKKIIARQALELEVKGELLKKTPIQTKRR